Proteins from one Ornithobacterium rhinotracheale genomic window:
- a CDS encoding exonuclease SbcCD subunit D C-terminal domain-containing protein, with amino-acid sequence MKILHTADWHIGKKLHNYDLHQDFDLFIDWLCQLVENREIDLILVSGDIFDTGNPSAESRKQFYQSLIRLQKLNCQIILTGGNHDSASMLNAPKDILNEISVKMIGGMPENIEDCVIPFKKNNEEIIICAIPFLRDADLRRANDGLSYEDRIQAVQNGIENTFAQVAKYCEMQFPNVPTIAMGHLFTAGVSSTSESERDIQIGNEAKFDAHRLSNLFAYVALGHIHKPQRINANQPTFYSGSPLPLSFSERKDEKRVLLIDTEKGFEPESISVPSFRKLIRISGDLENIKTKLSELNSQSKLTNLLEVELKEPNYSIQIETDFMDLISNFKKENYNIIKTKMFFQDRVLGANELFHQDVNISDLSPNEVFDEFLKTQPMDEAYAKELREAFKILLQEVYDEQTENL; translated from the coding sequence ATGAAAATTCTACACACCGCCGATTGGCACATTGGCAAAAAACTGCACAATTACGATTTACACCAAGATTTTGATTTATTCATCGATTGGCTTTGCCAATTGGTGGAAAATCGTGAAATTGATTTAATTTTGGTCTCGGGCGATATTTTTGACACGGGCAATCCTTCGGCCGAAAGCCGAAAGCAGTTTTACCAAAGCTTAATCCGTTTGCAAAAATTAAATTGCCAAATTATTCTCACGGGCGGCAACCACGATTCGGCTTCTATGCTCAATGCGCCAAAAGATATTTTAAACGAAATTTCGGTGAAAATGATTGGCGGCATGCCCGAAAACATAGAGGATTGTGTGATTCCTTTCAAAAAAAATAATGAAGAAATTATAATTTGCGCCATTCCATTTTTGCGCGATGCAGATTTACGCCGCGCCAACGATGGCTTGTCTTACGAAGACCGCATCCAAGCGGTGCAAAACGGGATTGAAAACACCTTTGCGCAAGTGGCAAAATACTGCGAAATGCAATTTCCAAATGTGCCTACCATCGCCATGGGACATTTGTTCACGGCGGGTGTTTCTTCCACATCGGAGAGCGAGCGAGATATTCAAATCGGGAACGAAGCAAAGTTTGATGCGCATCGTTTGAGCAATCTTTTTGCTTATGTAGCACTTGGACACATTCACAAGCCACAGAGAATCAATGCCAATCAGCCTACTTTTTATTCAGGCTCTCCGCTTCCGCTTTCATTTAGCGAAAGAAAAGACGAAAAAAGAGTGCTTTTAATTGATACCGAAAAAGGCTTTGAGCCCGAAAGCATTTCCGTACCAAGTTTTAGAAAATTAATTCGTATTTCGGGAGATTTAGAAAACATTAAAACTAAACTTTCTGAGCTGAATAGCCAATCCAAACTGACTAATTTATTGGAAGTAGAATTGAAGGAGCCTAATTATTCGATTCAGATAGAAACGGATTTTATGGATTTAATTTCCAATTTTAAAAAGGAAAATTACAACATTATCAAAACTAAAATGTTTTTCCAAGACCGTGTGTTGGGCGCCAATGAGCTGTTTCATCAAGATGTGAATATTTCGGATTTGAGCCCAAATGAAGT
- a CDS encoding peptide MFS transporter, protein MNNSTDFFDKKTQVLGHPAGLFVLFFTEMWERFSFYGMRALLVLFLVSATGIGGWDWPREHALSLYGTYLALLYLTPIIGGQIADRYLGYRKAIIIGAVIITLGHASMAIEHIKAFMYIGLLLLVIGTGFFKPNMTSFISVLYQNHPEKKDGAYTIFYMGVNSGSFLGIMLCGYLGETFGWSWGFGLAGIFMLLGLLQFTLSHKIFGDVGMKPTANDDTVESDTHEKIQDKPNPFTLVDKIIMFVVATLGLIWVINDPIAKISHYNILEIGGKDMSNNVIIVALIMFLYLLVSRTLRYSKITRDRMFAVMIIASLIIFFWASFEQAGGSMSIFAKDYTNRVLAGNYALAFNIVDIIITVVPVAIISYVLFLLIKKTYKKFLLANTILGVSFLIIWSLIFWKIYYGFNTYSYQVSIPETEDTVILTADQLKPGDNIYVVDVDKKGKNFKQITAEKAKEVSNSQVATIVEKKENQIEIPATWFGILNSLFIIIFAPLMSKWWESRFNPSLAGKYAIGLFFLAAGFGFLAFGARDIPNGATAASVSFIWLVLAYFLHTLGELCVQPVGLSSVSKLVPPRMVAFMFGVWYLALAIGNKTSGKMGEMIDQISREHGISSFFLIFTIVPAIIGVIALLLHPLLKRLMHGIK, encoded by the coding sequence ATGAATAATTCTACTGATTTTTTCGACAAAAAAACACAAGTTTTAGGGCATCCTGCGGGGCTTTTTGTCCTATTTTTCACAGAAATGTGGGAGCGTTTTTCGTTCTACGGAATGCGTGCCTTGCTCGTTTTATTTTTGGTAAGTGCCACAGGAATTGGCGGCTGGGATTGGCCTAGAGAACACGCACTCTCGCTTTACGGGACTTATCTCGCATTGCTATACCTCACCCCTATTATAGGTGGGCAAATTGCCGATCGCTACTTAGGATACCGCAAAGCCATCATTATTGGCGCTGTAATCATCACACTAGGGCATGCTTCTATGGCAATTGAACATATCAAAGCCTTTATGTACATTGGGCTTTTGCTTTTGGTGATAGGCACAGGATTCTTTAAACCTAACATGACATCCTTTATCTCTGTTTTATACCAAAATCACCCTGAAAAGAAAGACGGAGCATACACTATTTTTTATATGGGAGTAAACTCAGGCTCGTTCCTAGGAATCATGCTATGTGGCTACCTAGGCGAAACCTTTGGCTGGAGCTGGGGCTTTGGTTTAGCCGGAATTTTCATGCTTTTAGGTTTATTGCAATTCACTCTTTCACATAAAATCTTTGGCGATGTGGGCATGAAACCTACGGCTAACGATGACACCGTGGAAAGCGACACACACGAAAAAATCCAAGATAAACCTAATCCGTTTACATTGGTAGACAAAATCATCATGTTTGTGGTTGCTACACTTGGTTTAATCTGGGTGATTAACGATCCAATCGCAAAAATTTCTCACTACAATATTTTAGAAATCGGCGGGAAAGACATGTCCAACAATGTCATAATTGTTGCCTTGATTATGTTCCTTTATTTACTTGTGAGCCGTACGCTTCGTTACAGCAAAATCACTCGCGACAGAATGTTTGCCGTGATGATTATCGCATCGCTCATCATTTTCTTTTGGGCAAGTTTTGAACAAGCGGGAGGGTCTATGAGTATTTTTGCTAAAGATTACACCAATCGTGTACTTGCGGGAAATTATGCCTTAGCATTTAATATTGTAGACATCATCATTACTGTGGTGCCCGTAGCGATTATCTCTTATGTTTTATTCTTATTAATTAAAAAAACATACAAGAAATTCTTATTAGCCAACACCATTTTGGGCGTGAGTTTCTTGATCATTTGGTCTTTGATTTTCTGGAAAATCTATTACGGATTCAATACTTATTCTTATCAAGTGTCTATTCCAGAAACCGAGGACACCGTGATTCTTACAGCAGATCAGCTTAAACCTGGAGACAATATCTATGTAGTAGATGTTGATAAAAAAGGTAAAAACTTTAAACAAATCACTGCCGAAAAAGCTAAAGAAGTGAGCAACTCTCAAGTAGCGACTATCGTAGAGAAAAAAGAAAACCAAATCGAGATTCCAGCCACTTGGTTCGGGATTTTGAACTCGCTATTCATCATCATTTTTGCACCATTAATGTCTAAATGGTGGGAAAGCCGTTTCAACCCATCACTGGCAGGAAAATACGCCATTGGTCTGTTTTTCTTGGCGGCAGGATTTGGGTTCTTGGCTTTCGGGGCGCGTGATATTCCAAACGGAGCTACGGCAGCCTCTGTGAGTTTTATTTGGCTCGTCTTGGCTTATTTCCTCCACACGCTGGGAGAACTCTGCGTACAGCCTGTGGGACTTTCATCGGTGAGTAAATTGGTACCACCGCGCATGGTTGCCTTCATGTTTGGTGTATGGTACTTGGCACTCGCCATTGGTAACAAAACTTCGGGTAAAATGGGAGAAATGATCGACCAAATTTCTAGAGAACATGGAATTTCAAGTTTTTTCCTAATTTTCACTATAGTCCCAGCTATAATTGGTGTAATTGCGCTGCTTTTGCATCCACTTTTAAAAAGATTAATGCACGGAATTAAGTAA
- a CDS encoding MFS transporter — MEGNNKTLMESIKTIKPAFWLASFMELMERWAWYGLFGVFSLYLVASTDEGGLGFDHIEKASIMGQITALLYFLPLFLGVIADRIGYKLSLIIAYVVMIIGYYFLGHASTYWSVYFLFLLVALGAAMFKPVASGIVSKSTNKDNGTLGFGIFYMMVNIGGFVGPASSSYLRTTFEWRLIFIQAAVVIAINLFMVIFFFKEPERQVYKKESIGVEIKNSLNNIWEALKDTKLTVLLVLMIGFWTMFNQLFYTLPNFITDWVDSAPLSNWINQNIPALSNTLTENGQIKAEWFTNIDALMIVFLQIGVSYFATKMRHVSAMIRGFIIASIGIGLTFYTHNYMYTILGTVIFAIGEMTTNPTFSSFIALISPKGKEALYQGTYFLPVAAGNFFTSFISGNLYEAWSDKLSLCQKYMAEKGIPMPKVGEGFSKRDYFALAEQKLGLTHWELTDLLWDTYSPNKIWYVIVGVGAVTIVALSIYDRVVIRPREKKHLLEE, encoded by the coding sequence ATGGAAGGAAACAACAAAACATTAATGGAAAGCATTAAAACCATAAAACCGGCTTTTTGGTTGGCTAGTTTTATGGAGCTCATGGAGCGATGGGCTTGGTATGGACTCTTTGGCGTTTTTTCGCTGTACTTAGTAGCAAGTACAGATGAGGGAGGACTAGGATTTGATCATATTGAAAAAGCCTCTATCATGGGCCAAATCACAGCTTTACTCTATTTTTTACCTTTATTTTTAGGGGTAATTGCCGATAGAATTGGCTACAAACTATCCTTGATTATTGCCTATGTAGTCATGATTATAGGGTACTATTTTTTAGGACACGCCAGCACCTACTGGAGTGTGTATTTCTTATTTCTATTGGTAGCCTTGGGAGCCGCAATGTTTAAACCCGTAGCTTCTGGGATTGTTTCTAAATCTACCAACAAAGACAATGGAACTTTGGGCTTTGGAATATTCTACATGATGGTAAACATCGGTGGATTCGTAGGACCTGCCTCATCTTCCTACCTCAGAACTACTTTTGAATGGAGATTAATTTTCATTCAAGCTGCTGTAGTGATTGCTATTAACTTATTCATGGTTATTTTCTTCTTTAAAGAACCAGAAAGACAAGTTTATAAAAAAGAAAGCATCGGCGTAGAAATCAAAAACTCGCTCAATAATATTTGGGAAGCTCTTAAGGACACTAAACTCACCGTGCTTTTAGTCCTTATGATTGGATTCTGGACTATGTTCAACCAATTGTTCTACACATTACCAAACTTCATCACAGACTGGGTAGATTCTGCTCCACTAAGTAATTGGATTAATCAAAACATCCCAGCTCTTTCTAACACCTTGACAGAAAACGGACAAATTAAAGCCGAATGGTTCACCAATATTGATGCTTTGATGATTGTATTTTTGCAAATTGGAGTTTCCTACTTTGCTACCAAAATGCGACATGTGAGTGCCATGATTCGTGGTTTCATCATCGCATCTATAGGAATTGGGCTCACATTCTATACTCACAATTACATGTACACTATATTAGGAACCGTAATTTTTGCTATCGGTGAGATGACTACCAACCCTACTTTCTCCTCTTTTATCGCATTGATTTCACCAAAAGGTAAAGAGGCATTGTACCAGGGGACCTACTTTTTACCTGTAGCCGCAGGGAACTTTTTCACCTCATTTATCTCTGGAAATTTATATGAAGCTTGGTCAGACAAGTTAAGTCTTTGTCAAAAATACATGGCAGAAAAAGGAATTCCAATGCCAAAAGTAGGAGAAGGATTTAGTAAACGAGATTATTTCGCCCTAGCCGAACAAAAATTAGGCTTAACACATTGGGAACTCACCGATTTACTTTGGGACACTTATTCGCCAAATAAAATCTGGTATGTGATTGTGGGGGTAGGAGCCGTTACCATCGTTGCTCTTTCCATCTACGACCGAGTAGTGATAAGACCAAGAGAAAAGAAGCATTTGCTAGAAGAGTAA
- a CDS encoding type II 3-dehydroquinate dehydratase — protein sequence MIKFVEKPLFSIMKPKFIIINGPNLNLLGTREPEIYGNKTFEDFLPEIREKFPHCDIEYYQTNHEGSIIDKLHEVGFSYQGIVLNAGAYTHYSYAIADALKAIKTPCIEIHISDIYAREDFRSQSVTGVNCISIVSGKGLEGYKIALQRLLDYLKI from the coding sequence ATGATTAAATTTGTAGAAAAGCCTTTATTTAGCATTATGAAACCAAAATTTATCATCATTAATGGTCCTAACTTAAACCTACTCGGCACACGCGAACCAGAAATCTACGGCAACAAAACTTTTGAAGATTTTTTGCCAGAAATCCGTGAAAAATTTCCGCATTGCGACATTGAATATTACCAAACCAATCACGAGGGAAGCATTATCGACAAATTGCACGAAGTGGGATTTTCCTACCAAGGCATCGTCCTAAACGCTGGTGCCTACACGCACTATTCTTACGCCATTGCCGATGCGCTTAAAGCCATCAAAACGCCGTGTATCGAAATCCATATTTCGGACATTTATGCGCGTGAAGATTTTAGAAGCCAGTCCGTTACGGGGGTAAACTGCATCAGCATTGTGAGCGGAAAAGGCTTGGAGGGCTATAAAATTGCTTTGCAGAGATTGCTCGATTATTTAAAAATCTAA
- a CDS encoding thioredoxin family protein has translation MKKLFSLFIILVASLSFAQEIQWKTIEQAEKEMQAHPEKPLYIDIYTDWCGYCRKMDVSTYKDAAVVEKINKNYIPVKFNAESKKDIKFMGHDFKFVSAGPSGVNTLAYNLLQGQMSYPSVVILTKEGKITNILRGFLTSDEVLSEI, from the coding sequence ATGAAAAAATTATTTTCGTTATTTATTATTCTAGTAGCAAGCTTAAGTTTTGCTCAAGAAATTCAATGGAAAACCATAGAGCAGGCCGAAAAAGAGATGCAAGCTCACCCCGAAAAACCATTATACATAGACATTTATACCGATTGGTGTGGCTATTGCCGAAAAATGGATGTATCAACCTATAAGGATGCCGCAGTAGTTGAAAAAATCAATAAAAATTATATTCCTGTAAAATTTAATGCCGAATCCAAAAAAGACATTAAATTTATGGGGCATGATTTTAAATTTGTGAGCGCAGGTCCTAGTGGTGTAAACACTTTAGCTTACAACTTATTGCAAGGACAAATGAGCTACCCTTCTGTTGTGATTCTTACTAAAGAAGGCAAAATCACCAATATCTTGCGTGGTTTTTTAACATCAGATGAGGTTCTTTCAGAGATTTAA